The following proteins are encoded in a genomic region of Desulfosporosinus youngiae DSM 17734:
- a CDS encoding helix-turn-helix domain-containing protein, producing MKRSTTYAADGKYPPEVQQMMAETTRCLNCGKILSLLQRKDGRRNRGYCTLECYFAKPPKLAYAEKEYGAAAKEVILKMLNDGASVVATAERLGISKPRFYDWMRKMNIKKKVVWG from the coding sequence ATGAAAAGGAGCACAACATACGCAGCGGACGGTAAATATCCTCCAGAAGTACAACAAATGATGGCGGAAACAACTCGTTGTCTAAATTGCGGTAAAATATTAAGTTTGCTGCAACGTAAAGATGGAAGAAGAAACCGCGGATATTGCACATTGGAATGCTATTTCGCAAAGCCTCCTAAACTCGCATATGCCGAAAAAGAATACGGGGCTGCGGCAAAAGAAGTAATACTCAAAATGCTAAATGATGGGGCAAGTGTCGTTGCAACTGCAGAAAGATTGGGAATTAGTAAACCACGTTTCTATGATTGGATGCGGAAAATGAATATTAAAAAGAAAGTGGTGTGGGGATGA
- a CDS encoding ATP-binding protein, producing MNDKVRNLIRAVAMNDIREAKQWVKVITESDSTKSNRPFCKYILNQLQVSSLNLMELPHDIKGILLMEDVSMTFNENRYFLSEREDAVTEEVLGMYETSQKLSEMGIRYLNSLMLHGESGTGKTLFGRYLAYMIGLPFAYMNFSNAISSYLGSTAKNINKAFEFIGNHKCVFMIDEVDAIGMKRGKEDVGEMARVTIGLMQALDCVRNDTVLIGATNRLDMIDPALLRRFTMIHEVAKFSEQEMFLMVSKFLDDVGVKYSDINIIDYCGKSLNSQALVMNDVIRAIAKSIRNNTEFRLMTEG from the coding sequence ATGAACGACAAGGTAAGGAACCTTATTAGGGCAGTTGCCATGAATGATATACGGGAAGCAAAGCAATGGGTAAAAGTTATCACTGAAAGCGACAGTACTAAGTCCAATAGACCGTTTTGCAAATATATTCTAAATCAACTCCAAGTATCATCGCTCAACTTAATGGAATTACCCCATGACATAAAAGGTATTCTGCTCATGGAAGATGTTTCAATGACATTCAATGAAAACAGATATTTCCTCTCGGAACGTGAAGATGCGGTCACAGAAGAAGTCCTGGGAATGTACGAGACAAGTCAAAAGCTATCAGAAATGGGCATTCGGTATCTTAATTCGTTGATGCTTCACGGAGAAAGTGGAACAGGAAAAACACTCTTCGGAAGATATCTAGCCTATATGATCGGTTTACCGTTTGCTTATATGAATTTTTCAAACGCCATCAGTAGTTACTTAGGCAGCACAGCCAAAAACATCAACAAAGCCTTTGAATTCATCGGAAACCATAAATGTGTTTTTATGATTGATGAGGTCGATGCCATTGGGATGAAAAGAGGCAAGGAAGATGTAGGGGAAATGGCACGGGTAACTATAGGACTCATGCAAGCATTGGACTGCGTCAGGAATGATACTGTGCTTATAGGTGCCACTAATCGCCTAGATATGATTGATCCGGCACTATTGAGACGGTTCACGATGATTCATGAAGTCGCAAAATTTTCCGAGCAAGAAATGTTCCTGATGGTAAGCAAGTTCTTGGATGACGTAGGTGTAAAGTACAGTGACATTAACATCATAGACTATTGCGGAAAATCACTGAACAGTCAAGCTCTTGTGATGAATGACGTTATAAGGGCAATAGCGAAATCGATACGAAATAATACTGAGTTTAGATTAATGACGGAGGGATAA
- a CDS encoding YopX family protein → MSREIKFKAYIKSLKWLVPVERICFDCETVEVDLTDGNGDTAEYEFDEIELMRYTGLKDNNIGHDRKEIFEGDRVKATNKNGWTREFEIIWNEDLARFMVWCGSQPNISFDLTCDTIIDFRVVVIGNIHDKEVVLEKPTCL, encoded by the coding sequence ATGAGTAGGGAGATTAAGTTTAAAGCGTATATCAAGTCTCTAAAGTGGCTAGTACCCGTAGAAAGAATATGCTTCGATTGTGAGACGGTTGAGGTTGACTTAACTGATGGAAATGGAGATACGGCAGAATATGAGTTTGATGAAATTGAACTCATGCGGTACACAGGGCTTAAGGATAATAACATCGGGCATGACAGAAAGGAAATATTTGAAGGCGATAGAGTTAAAGCTACTAACAAAAACGGTTGGACCAGAGAGTTTGAAATAATCTGGAACGAAGATCTAGCAAGGTTCATGGTGTGGTGTGGTAGTCAGCCCAATATTTCATTTGACCTAACTTGTGACACGATTATCGACTTTCGTGTTGTGGTAATCGGAAATATCCACGATAAAGAAGTTGTTTTGGAGAAGCCAACATGCTTATAA
- a CDS encoding RusA family crossover junction endodeoxyribonuclease yields the protein MLITISGRPIPAVRMTGRGKYVKPEAARYLAYKEQIGWLALSQTKEPIINPVSVNVKVFLHGKSSLMGNDGDVDNYLKSALDGCNKIVWLDDRQVNKATVEKIPCRHAKDERMEIEVLEVGE from the coding sequence ATGCTTATAACAATCTCTGGCCGTCCTATTCCGGCAGTCAGAATGACAGGCAGAGGGAAATATGTTAAGCCGGAGGCGGCTAGGTACCTTGCTTATAAAGAGCAGATAGGATGGTTGGCATTAAGCCAAACCAAAGAACCAATTATCAATCCTGTATCCGTAAATGTCAAAGTATTCTTACATGGAAAATCTTCACTTATGGGTAATGATGGAGATGTCGACAATTATCTAAAGTCAGCCTTGGACGGCTGTAACAAGATAGTCTGGCTTGATGATCGGCAGGTTAACAAAGCTACGGTTGAAAAGATACCTTGTCGACATGCGAAAGATGAACGGATGGAAATTGAGGTTTTGGAGGTTGGGGAATGA
- a CDS encoding ASCH domain-containing protein, whose translation MKAISLMQPWASLVAIGTKKIETRSWSTEYRGQLAIHSSKGFKKYLRQLCCEEPFKTVLNKAGLSLDNLPLGRVVATCKLVDCIEMTPEFIDRVKSAKGHEYDFGEYAVGRYAWILEDIKALDNPVPAKGKLSIWKWEGKS comes from the coding sequence ATGAAGGCTATATCACTAATGCAGCCATGGGCATCACTTGTGGCAATAGGTACCAAGAAAATTGAAACTAGAAGTTGGTCAACCGAGTATCGTGGGCAATTAGCAATTCATTCAAGTAAGGGGTTTAAAAAATACCTCAGACAATTATGTTGCGAAGAACCCTTTAAAACGGTGCTTAATAAAGCTGGGTTAAGCTTAGATAACCTACCACTTGGAAGAGTAGTTGCAACTTGTAAACTTGTTGATTGTATCGAAATGACTCCTGAATTTATTGACCGGGTTAAGTCAGCTAAAGGCCATGAGTATGATTTTGGGGAGTATGCGGTAGGTCGGTATGCTTGGATACTGGAGGATATCAAGGCCCTGGATAATCCGGTGCCGGCTAAAGGTAAATTGAGTATTTGGAAATGGGAGGGCAAATCATAG